The region GCCTTCGGCGTAAGCCGCACCATCGTACGCCAGGCCTTGAGCCGCCTTCAGCAGGAAGGACTGGTCACGATTTCGCCTAAACGCGCGACCACAGTTTCCAAGCCGACCATTGAAGAGGCGCATCAGTTGTTCGACGCCATCGCCATGATGGAAGGCGCAGCCATTGAACGGCTGTCCAAGAGCATCAGCACCTCCCAGATGGAGCGCCTCAAACAACATGTCAAGGATGAGCATACGGCCTCCCAAGCGGGCGACCATGAGGTCGCCAACGATCTGGCTCGCGACTTTCATGCTCTGTTTGTCGGCTTCGTCGACAATGCGTTAATCATTAAAGCGCATAGCCAATTACTCAAGCAACAGGCGCTCATCACTGCGTTGTTTAAAACCGATTTTGATTATGACTGCTTGCAGGGCGACCATATGGCAGTGGTGGATTTCTTGGCCGAGGGCAAGGTGCAAGAGGCCAAGGACAAGCTAGCTGACCATTACAAACTGGTGATCCGGGGCTATCAGTTCAAAAATGGCGAGCCCGATGAAGTAAATATACCCTTGATCTTTGGTCCTGCTTGATCTGTACTCCTGCATGATGTGCGCGTTTCTCAGCCTGGCCCGTACCCAAGAGAGAGTTTCCGTTTGCTGGAAGGTAGCCCGCCATGTCGTCCCTATCAGATCGGTTAAATCCAGACCGCCGGCAATCTTGGCGCGCCTCTCAAAGCACCCTTCCCCCAGAAAGCCGAATTGTTGATACCGCTTACGCGCAAGGGCCTTGCCCTTACGCGCCAACCACGTCGATAACGAGTTGCCAGGCTAAATCGAGGATTGCTGAGCAATTGTGAGAATTTTCACGAACCAGCGCCCGGACTGCTGCCACCAAGGAACAACATTCCTTCTTTCTGGGTGCAGACATGAATCTGTTTTTCGAATTCTTCAACGAAGACCCGCATTTCTTCACGATGTTGTGCATCCTCGCGGGCGCATTCCTGTTTGGACTGTTTTATTTCTACGAGGCTGACAAGGAGTACGAACGCCGTGAAGCCAGCGAATGGGAAGAGATTGCAAATACCTTTTCCGATCTGAGCGGAGTAACCGACATTCCCGCCATCCTACGAATCGAGCATGCCACAAAACCTGAGTAAGCCCTGCACTGACCATGCAGCTAAGATACCGCATGTTTGATTACCGCTACGCAGTGCGCTTTGAGCAGCTCGGCCGACCCGGCCGCTACGGTGATCGCTGTGCTACGTACGATCGCTAGATGCGCAGCCGAATTGGCTGGGCGGCGATTGATTGTTCAAGGTTCTTCAATAAGGAACTTCTTCCATTGCACCAACATATAAACAGTATTGGTGTATGCAAAACATCGCGAACTTGAAGGTAAACATCGTTTTGGACGGGGGTTCGATTCCCCCCACCTCCACCAAATGTTGGCATGTTTATGCTCTCGAGAATACGCCTCCATTTGAAGGGGGTGAACAGGTTTCGACAGAGCGATCAGTAACCGGAGATACACCACGTCACGCGTCTGACGTAAATAGCGCAAATCGATAATTGCAAATGAATCGCAATATCTTGCTGTCGGGACCTAAAAACCGATAGCCGAGGAACCGGCCCCTTCGAAAGAAGGCTTGGGAACAGAATGGCCGGACCAACTCTGTCGTTTGCAGCGAGAGAAAAACCGGGCGGAAGCGAGAATTTCGGAGGTTCTCATTATCGGTATCCGTAGAGGGTGCAACCTGTACATTGGGGGCTTTTTCCGGCAAAGAAGCAGGCTCGTGGCAAACAGATGTCTGCCGTTCTTCAATTCCTTCACGTCTCCTGCAGCCGCGACCATCGCCGTCGCGGTAATTGCTTCCAGGCCATCCATTGCCTGAATCTTCTGACACAACGCCGAATTCGCCGTAATGCCCCATCCATTGATTGGTACATCAATGCGTTCTTTCACGACACGAATGTGCTCCGGCAGCTCGATCAAAATAGCGCCGAAGGTACTTCTTATATCGATCTCGCACTGGGCCAGCGCGGAAGGTGCAGCATGTTTGAATGCTACAGGTTTCTGCGCAATGAATACGCTTCGTTACCCGTCCCTCTCCCCTGGTTTGGTTGATCAAGGCTGTACATTGATGTACCCAGCAATTAACGCACGCGCGATCCACCATGTAACTGGAACATCCGTTCAGCCAGGTCAATTCCGAGAATGTCGGATATCCATGACACACCTCCCCGCTTAGATTAGATGAAACGCTGGTTTGATCCTATTTGTCGTGTCGGGGCGGCTGGGTAAATCGACAAAAGAAAAATGGCGTTCTGTCTTAACAGAACGCCATTACCTCGAAAGCGGGGTTTTGGCATGCCACGCTGACCTGCGGCATGGGGAGAGTGAAGCTGGCGCGATTAGGCAGGATAGCTGCTGGTGCCGCGCTGGCCTTCGGTCTTTTGCAGCTTGGCGTAGGTTACGCCGGTGGTCCAGCCGAACTGACGGTTTTCCGAGGTGCGTTCGCTGGTGGTCACCTTCCATGGTTTGAAGGAGTCGGGGCTGCGCAGTACGACATCGCGCTGTTCATCGGTATGCTTGGCCTGCACGGCATTGCCGTGTAGGCGCTCCAGCTCTGCCTTCGCGGCCAGGCCATCCATGACCGCCGCCGGCGACGGATTGAGACAGTTGCTGATCGAGAAGACGTGGCGTGAATTGCCTTCCGACTTTTCCTCGGCCTGCTTCAAGATGTCATACAGCCAACCCTTGGCCACTCGCATCTGCTCATGCACCGGCGGTTTTTCGGCGGCACTCTTGAACAACTGCTCGGCGCCCAAGGCGACCAGTTCACGCTGATTTTGGTTGACTCGATGAACATGATTCTTGATGTTGACGTCCTCGATGTCGATACGGGTATCGACCGCGTTGGTCTCGCCATCGCGCACGATGTAGCGTAGCTTGGTATCTACGCCGCTTTCCTGGAACTGCCGGTGTCCTGACGCCAGGCCACCGTAGGATTCACTGGATTTCGCAGTCGGGTCCATGGCGAACAGCCCATTGACGCTGACCACGCCAGCCTGACCCCAAGCATTGCCGCCGGATAAGGCGTTAGAGCGCGTGACTTCCATCCAGCCCGACTTGTCACTCTGGCGATACAGCTTGCTGCGGCGCTCCGATTTCGAGCCGGCGCCCAGGATCTGGATACGCGAAGCATTGTCGCCGGTACCGCCGGCTAGGGTCAGCGCGGATACATTAGGCGCGATCTCGTTGCGCACGGTTTCTTCGCGATAGGTCCCTACCGCGCTGACCGACAGGTTGCTGTGATTGGCCAGTAATTCGCCGATGAGCTGCGGCATCACCTGCACGCCCTCCTCATCTTCCATGAACTTGCCAATGCGTGTGTCCGGGGCGTTTCCGCGTGGCTTTTCGTCGCGGCCGAGCAAGGTTTGCAATACCGCCAGGGCCTGATCGCGGGTAGCCTCGTCGTCGCCGGCGCGCGGCAGGCGCAGCCATACGCCATTGGTGTCAGAGCGCTCGAAGGTCACGGTCTTGTCGACGCCGCCGCCTGAACTCAAGATGGATTCATAGCCGACCCGGACGCCGACGCCGCCACCGCCCCCCTTCATGGTGCGCTTTTCTGTGCCGACAAAAATCTCGAAACCCGTGGTCGAGAAGCCGATTTCGAATACTGCGCAGCGCGTGGCAGACCCCTTGATTTCGCCACGTATTGGCAGCACCACCGAGATGGTGCCCGGATCGAGCGACAGCGGCCAGGTGAAGGCCTTGGTGCTGCCCCCCATGACGCCGCCTTCGCTGGTCTTGAGCTTGCCGCGCAGTTCGAACTGATAGACCTTGGGCGCCAGATAGTCGTAGAGGTCATCGAGCGAACGGATGTTCTTCACCTCTTCGACCGCCGTCATGGCGCGCATCACCGATATATTGGTCTGCAATTCCCTACCCAGGTCAGCGGAGGATTTTTGCGAGTCATCGATGACGATATGCTCTTTGATGTCATCGAACAGGTCGATTACGTTGTGGGGATTAGCTACCTTTTCGCCATGCGTCTTGATGAAGTCGTTCACGCTAGTAGCGTCGATTTTTGCGTCGGCGGCGAGTAGACGTCCGAGGCGGTTTTGCACCAGATGGGTCAATGCCTGAGCGTCGTCGGCTTCCAGCGAGATGTGGCCTGGGCGCACATCCTTGTTTTCCTTGCTCTTGTCACCCGCCAGCAGAATGCCGCCAAGCATCAGGGCTTGGTCGCCGCTGAGCGAACCAGGAGCGATTGAGCTTACCGCGGTCTGCAAATTGTCGACCGCCTTGCTGGAGGACGGATCCTCGGTGATGACATCCAGCGCTTCTTGCGGCACCAGATCACGCAGGCGTTGCACGGCCTGGCGCAAGTTTTTGTCCAGCCTCGACATCGGGCGAGCCGGCACGTCGTAACCCAGAGTGGAGGTCTTCGAGGCCAGATCCAGTGTCTTATCGCTGAACGGGGTCTTGTCCTTGGAAGGATTGCGCAAGCCTTTTTTCTGTGTGTCGGTAATCCACTCGGTAAGCATCTTCTCCAGACGCTGGTTGACATCGATCAGCTTGGGATCAATCGCGGTGTCGGTATTCTCGGTGGCGGTGAAGAACTTGTTGCGCACGGCGTTGTAGCAGCCGCGCTCTACGTCGGTGCGGCTTTCATAATTGCCTTCTTTCTTGATGGCTTTGGCCGCGTCGTCAGCCGCGCTCAGCGCGGAATAGCGCGGCGTGTCTTCGATATCTCCGTCTCCGTCCCATGCTTCTTCCAGTCGCTTCATGGTGGTTGTGGCGAGCGCTTCGACTCGGAACGCGCTACGCAATTCCTTTGGAATTTCAGCCCCATTGATCTGTTCGGCCGCCAGCAAGCCACCTGGTAGTGACAACACCACCTGCATAGCCTCGCCATGCAGCTCATTCAGATCACTTTCGTCCAGATCACTTTCGGCGCCTTCCATCTCCCAGGCCTTGGCCAATGCACCGATATAGATGTCTACCACCATGGGTGCCGGCATCGCATGCTTCTTGAGATCGAATTCGCTAGTGATGACCTTTTGCAGCTTGTCGCGCACGAAGGCTTGCAGTTGATCCTTGTCTTTGTAGCCTTCCAGTCCGATCAGGCCGGTCAGCGAAGCTTCGACCTCTGTGGCGTTGGCTTCCTTGAGGTCGGCGAGTTCGGTTTCGAGGTCCGCGGCGGTATTGGCCGACAGACGATCCAGCGAGACCTTCATCTTCTCCAGATGACTGATCATCGGATTAGCCTCCTGCAGTGCCTGCAGGCCAAGCGCCACCTTGCGCAGCTCCTGCTGCTTTTCGAGCTGGACCTTCATTTTTGCGAGATCTTCCTTCAGCTTGGCGACATTGCGCCCCAGCTTGACATCGTTCTTGATCCTGTCTTCTTGTTTCTTGATCTTACCTTCGAGCTCTTCGCAGTGTTCCGCGCTTAGCTTGAGCGCCTTCTGCGCCGCATCGGGTGCCTCCGGCAACTGTTTTCTTAAGGACTCTAGCTCGATCTTGGCGGCGTCGTGCTTCAACGCGCCTACCTTGCGATTGTCGCCAGCCTGTTTCAACGCGTCCTGGAGCACCTCGATTAGCTCGCTGGTCTCTTGCCTGAGCAGTTCGATCTTCTTCTGGCGGCGCGCGGTGGACTGCACATTGAGGAAGGTCTGCATGGGAGCGTAGCCGTCTTGCAGCTTTACGTTGGCAAAAGGCGAATTTTTCTTTTGCAGCTTATTGGGCTGCGGTCCCTTACCCAGATGCACCGCCTTGCTGGTATTGGCCTTGACGTTCCCCTTGTCGGGAATGGAAGCCACGTCCGCAGCGGCGCGGCGCAGCATGCTGCCGGCCGAGCGGCTTTTGCTCTTGGCAGCACTGTTGTCAAGCAGCTTGTTGACTTCCTGTTCGATGTTTTCGATATCCTTGCGGAAATCTGTGGTGTTGGCCAGCAGCATCGCCTGCCAGGCGGAGGTGCTGCGTGGCGGGCGTTTTTGCAAAGGATCGTAGGCTTGCTCGATCATCTCTTTGGTCTGTTCGCTGCGTGGTTGTTCGTGCCGCACACTGGTGGCATCGCGGGTTACAAAATAACCCAAGCTTGATTGCTGGGTATGCCCAGCGGGAGTAAAAGCCATGACTGTCTCTCTTATAAATAGGCTCCGTGGCAATGTGCTCCGGCCATCGACCGCACACCATGCCAACTTCGAAACCGTGGTGAATATTCGGTGCGCTTGCATTGAAATGCGCCCCCATCTGTGGAGGTGACGCACCATAAAGTTGCATGGCATCGAAAAAAGTGTCGAGGACGCTCGCCAGTGACAAATCGAATTTGCTGCGTTCAGGAACCCTGACGCGCGCGCATGTGACATATCTGTGACTATTCGCGCCTGAGCGCGCCCACTCACCACCTCATATGAATCATCATGAAATCGACACCTATCGCGGGAAACGATCCTTATTCGCTTTCCAACACTGAACAGCCGCATCCCAACCGGAATGCGGCGCCATCGTCCACGCAGCCGCCGCTGCGCGCATCTCATTCACCTGCCTCCATCACCCGCCAAGGCCAGGGCATTGCGCATCAGCTGCAGAGCGAACATGCCGCCAGCCGTCCGGTCTCCCCGACCATGTCATTGGCGGAACTCAACCAGGCCCTTGACTTGGGCAAGCAACAGGCCATCGCGCATCTCGATGCATGCATGCCGCAAGCCTTCGCCGGCATGCCGATGCGCATGACCACCGCAGACCTGCAGCGTTATCATGCGCAGCACCTGGCGCAGGCCGAGCAAGCGTTCGACCTGACGCGGCTGAGCGCGCAGGCTGAACGCCTGGACGCATCCGCCCCAGACGACGAAAACCACGCTACGCTCAATCTGCAATCAGCCTACGACGAGATCAGCGAGCACCTCACGGCGCTGTATAAGGAAGCTGGCTGGTACATGGACCTGAAAAAGGGTGCCGTCAAGTGGGAAGCTCAAAGCCCGATGGTATGGATACGCCACTGCGACTTCGAGAACCTGAACGCCTTGCCTGGCCCGTCGCATGAAGGTGAGCATGGCACCGTGTCGCCCTATGAAAGCCAGGGCCAGCGCTTTGCCGTCAAGACAGCCAAATCGAGAAACAGCAGCAGTGACGTGCTGACCATCGAATTCGAGGGCTACAAGCGCGTTCTGGACAAAGCCGGCTTGCATCGCAACATGATGGTGCCGATTGGCTTGGGCAAGGTTGACAGGAAGCGTCGACTATTGCTTGGCCATGTCGACGGCCCCAACGGACAGGTGCGTTTCGCCGAACTGCGACAATGCCGGCAGCGTGGCCTGTTGAGCGAGCGTCAATTTCAGAGCGTCTTCAAGTATTTCATGCGGCGCGGTCTGTCGGTGGTGGGCCATCTGGCCGAGGCCGGCATTGTTGGAGGTGATTTCAAACCGGACAACATCGTCTTCGATGCCGAGCATGAGCCCATCTTCGGCGACCTAGGCATGTGGAGCGAAAGCGGCGCCCCGGCCGAGGGAAAGACGCCCATCTACGGCGCGCCGGAAGCCGACCCCGATGACGAACGAGGCGTGACCGCCAGCGCAGACCTGTTCAGCTTGTGTGCGACGACAGTTGCTGCCATGCACGGCGAGCAAGGTTTGTACGTGGTCGAGGAAGGGCACACCAAGCTGGTCTGGCCCAATCTGGTCTATAACCATTCGCCAAGTCAAACGCCGTCGGTACGTCATCCTGCCTCCGAAGACACGCCGCGTGGCCAGTTCTTTTCGGTGGCGATGAAGCTCGATCCAGATCAGCGTATTTCGCTGGCCGCGGCGCGTCAGCACCCTTATCTTAATACCACCGATACCGGCGCCCCGGAAATGAGCGACGACGACGTCAAGGCGATGATGAGCGACGCGTTGGAGCAACTGCACCAGCAACTGCAGCAAGAACAACAACAGGCCGCCTGATCATAGCCCTAACCGTTGCCTTTTCATCTGTATTGCGCAGGCCGCCTTCCTGACGG is a window of Herbaspirillum hiltneri N3 DNA encoding:
- a CDS encoding GntR family transcriptional regulator, producing the protein MKTQEIQDRVFDAIVSRKLVPGAKINERELADAFGVSRTIVRQALSRLQQEGLVTISPKRATTVSKPTIEEAHQLFDAIAMMEGAAIERLSKSISTSQMERLKQHVKDEHTASQAGDHEVANDLARDFHALFVGFVDNALIIKAHSQLLKQQALITALFKTDFDYDCLQGDHMAVVDFLAEGKVQEAKDKLADHYKLVIRGYQFKNGEPDEVNIPLIFGPA
- a CDS encoding protein kinase domain-containing protein, which translates into the protein MKSTPIAGNDPYSLSNTEQPHPNRNAAPSSTQPPLRASHSPASITRQGQGIAHQLQSEHAASRPVSPTMSLAELNQALDLGKQQAIAHLDACMPQAFAGMPMRMTTADLQRYHAQHLAQAEQAFDLTRLSAQAERLDASAPDDENHATLNLQSAYDEISEHLTALYKEAGWYMDLKKGAVKWEAQSPMVWIRHCDFENLNALPGPSHEGEHGTVSPYESQGQRFAVKTAKSRNSSSDVLTIEFEGYKRVLDKAGLHRNMMVPIGLGKVDRKRRLLLGHVDGPNGQVRFAELRQCRQRGLLSERQFQSVFKYFMRRGLSVVGHLAEAGIVGGDFKPDNIVFDAEHEPIFGDLGMWSESGAPAEGKTPIYGAPEADPDDERGVTASADLFSLCATTVAAMHGEQGLYVVEEGHTKLVWPNLVYNHSPSQTPSVRHPASEDTPRGQFFSVAMKLDPDQRISLAAARQHPYLNTTDTGAPEMSDDDVKAMMSDALEQLHQQLQQEQQQAA